Proteins encoded within one genomic window of Bacillus thuringiensis:
- the glgC gene encoding glucose-1-phosphate adenylyltransferase gives MAQKQKCVAMLLAGGKGSRLSALTKNLAKPAVPFGGKYRIIDFTLSNCANSGIETVGILTQYQPLELHNYIGIGNAWDLDRVSGGVTVLPPYAESSGVKWYTGTASAIYQNLNYLSQYEPEYVLILSGDHIYKMDYSKMLDYHIEKEADVSISVIEVPWDEASRFGIMNTNEEMEIVEFEEKPQFPRSNLASMGIYIFNWAILKEYLEMDARNPESSNDFGKDVLPLLLDEGKKLMAYPFEGYWKDVGTVKSLWEANMDLLRDETSLNLNDRNWRIYSVNPNEPPQYIAEKAKVEESLINEGCVIEGDVKHSVLFQGVTVEEGSMVIDSVVMPGAKIGKNVVIERAIVGSEMVIEDGTIIRPEKNVDDVVLIAEGK, from the coding sequence ATGGCTCAAAAACAAAAGTGCGTAGCAATGTTACTAGCAGGGGGAAAAGGTAGTCGATTAAGTGCATTAACAAAAAATTTAGCCAAGCCAGCTGTTCCATTTGGTGGTAAATATCGAATTATTGATTTTACGCTAAGTAACTGCGCGAATTCTGGTATTGAAACGGTTGGGATTTTAACGCAATATCAACCACTTGAACTTCATAATTATATCGGAATCGGCAATGCGTGGGATTTAGACCGAGTAAGCGGTGGAGTCACAGTATTACCTCCTTATGCGGAGTCTTCAGGTGTGAAGTGGTACACAGGTACGGCAAGTGCCATCTATCAAAACTTAAACTATTTAAGTCAGTACGAACCAGAGTATGTCCTTATTTTATCAGGCGATCATATTTATAAAATGGATTACAGTAAAATGCTAGATTATCATATTGAGAAAGAAGCGGACGTTTCGATTTCTGTTATTGAAGTGCCTTGGGATGAAGCGAGTCGCTTTGGCATTATGAATACGAACGAAGAGATGGAGATTGTTGAATTTGAAGAGAAACCGCAATTTCCAAGAAGTAATCTTGCATCAATGGGAATCTATATTTTTAATTGGGCTATTTTGAAAGAGTATTTAGAGATGGATGCAAGAAATCCTGAATCTAGTAATGATTTCGGAAAAGATGTACTTCCGCTTTTATTAGATGAAGGGAAGAAGCTAATGGCGTATCCGTTTGAAGGATATTGGAAAGATGTTGGAACGGTGAAGAGTTTATGGGAAGCGAATATGGATTTACTTCGCGATGAAACATCGCTGAACTTAAACGATCGTAATTGGCGTATTTATTCTGTGAATCCAAACGAACCGCCTCAATATATTGCTGAAAAGGCAAAAGTAGAAGAGTCACTTATTAACGAAGGATGCGTCATTGAAGGGGACGTGAAGCATTCTGTCTTATTCCAAGGGGTGACGGTGGAAGAAGGTAGTATGGTTATTGATTCTGTCGTTATGCCAGGAGCGAAGATTGGTAAAAATGTTGTGATTGAAAGAGCAATTGTTGGATCGGAAATGGTTATTGAAGATGGAACAATCATTCGTCCAGAAAAGAATGTTGACGATGTAGTACTCATTGCTGAAGGGAAATAG
- the glgB gene encoding 1,4-alpha-glucan branching protein GlgB yields the protein MSVINCEEVKRDEFHTEKYYDSYNIFGAHVVTEDEMRGVRFTVWAPHAKAMSVVGDFNEWDYEQHKMLQMTEEGIWSLFIPHIEEREIYKYAIETIAGEVIFKADPYAVYAEVRPNTASVVFDIKGYEWNDKNWSRKKKKKSIYKEAMTVYELHFGSWKKKEDGTLYSYREMAEELIPYVVEHQFTHIEIMPLVEHPYDRSWGYQGTGYYAATSRFGTPHDLMHFVDECHKYGIGVILDWVPGHFCKDAHGLYLFDGTPTYEYKDKDVQENPVWGTVNFDLGKREVRNFLISNALFWMRYFHIDGFRVDAVANMLYWNKEGQEQSNEHAVAFLRELNEAVFAEDEDFLMTAEDSTAWPLVTAPTYEGGLGFNYKWNMGWMNDVLKYMECAPEYRKYIHEKMTFSILYAYSENFILPLSHDEVVHGKKSLLNKMPGDYWDKFAQLRLLYGYFFTHPGKKLLFMGGEFGQFDEWKDLEDLDWNLHDFEMHRYMHDYFKELIALYKRSKPLWQLDHSPEGFQWIDANNNEQSIFSFIRQGDKQEDALVVVCNFTKATYENYKVGVPDFEYYNEILNSDAEQYGGSGQVNKKRLKAIQEPYHNQAAHVEITIPPFGVSILRPVKTRKGSKKQDGSKTKVRSNVTSRGKR from the coding sequence TTGAGTGTAATAAATTGTGAAGAAGTGAAACGAGATGAGTTTCATACAGAAAAGTACTATGACAGTTATAACATCTTTGGCGCACATGTTGTGACGGAAGATGAGATGCGAGGTGTACGATTTACAGTATGGGCTCCTCATGCGAAAGCAATGAGTGTTGTTGGAGATTTTAATGAATGGGATTATGAGCAACATAAGATGCTACAAATGACAGAAGAGGGAATTTGGTCCCTATTTATACCGCATATTGAAGAAAGAGAAATATATAAATATGCGATTGAAACGATAGCTGGTGAGGTCATTTTTAAGGCAGATCCGTATGCTGTATATGCAGAAGTAAGACCGAATACGGCATCTGTAGTTTTTGATATAAAAGGATATGAATGGAATGATAAAAACTGGAGCCGTAAGAAAAAGAAAAAATCGATTTATAAAGAAGCGATGACAGTTTATGAATTACATTTCGGTTCTTGGAAAAAGAAAGAAGACGGAACACTGTATTCTTACAGGGAAATGGCAGAAGAACTCATTCCTTATGTGGTGGAACATCAATTTACACATATTGAAATTATGCCGCTTGTTGAGCATCCATATGATCGTTCTTGGGGATACCAAGGGACGGGATATTATGCAGCAACGAGTAGATTTGGCACGCCACATGATTTGATGCATTTTGTCGATGAATGTCATAAATATGGAATCGGTGTCATTTTAGATTGGGTGCCGGGGCATTTTTGTAAAGATGCTCACGGTTTATATTTGTTTGATGGGACACCGACTTATGAATATAAAGATAAAGATGTGCAAGAAAATCCAGTATGGGGAACTGTTAATTTTGATTTAGGAAAGAGGGAAGTACGTAATTTCTTAATTTCAAATGCGTTATTTTGGATGAGATATTTCCATATTGACGGTTTCAGGGTGGATGCAGTTGCGAATATGTTGTATTGGAATAAAGAAGGGCAAGAGCAAAGTAATGAGCACGCTGTTGCATTTTTACGAGAGTTAAATGAAGCGGTGTTTGCAGAAGATGAAGATTTTCTTATGACAGCAGAAGATTCAACAGCTTGGCCACTTGTAACAGCCCCAACGTATGAAGGTGGGCTTGGGTTCAATTACAAATGGAATATGGGCTGGATGAATGATGTGCTGAAGTATATGGAGTGTGCGCCTGAGTACAGGAAGTATATTCATGAGAAAATGACGTTTTCTATACTATATGCTTACTCTGAAAACTTTATATTACCGCTTTCTCATGATGAAGTCGTTCATGGGAAAAAGTCGTTATTAAATAAAATGCCAGGAGATTACTGGGATAAGTTTGCTCAACTTCGTTTGTTATATGGATATTTCTTTACTCACCCAGGAAAGAAATTACTTTTCATGGGAGGAGAATTTGGGCAGTTTGATGAGTGGAAAGACCTTGAAGATTTAGATTGGAATTTACATGATTTTGAAATGCATCGTTATATGCATGATTACTTTAAAGAGCTCATAGCATTGTATAAGCGCTCCAAACCACTTTGGCAGCTTGATCATTCGCCTGAAGGATTTCAGTGGATTGATGCTAATAATAATGAGCAAAGTATTTTCTCGTTTATCCGCCAAGGGGATAAACAAGAAGATGCGTTAGTTGTCGTATGTAATTTTACGAAAGCTACATATGAAAACTATAAAGTAGGTGTACCAGATTTCGAGTATTATAACGAGATTTTAAATAGTGATGCTGAGCAATATGGCGGATCAGGGCAAGTGAATAAGAAGCGTCTTAAGGCGATTCAAGAACCGTATCATAATCAAGCAGCACATGTAGAAATTACAATTCCACCATTTGGCGTATCCATATTGCGACCAGTGAAGACGAGAAAGGGGAGCAAAAAACAAGATGGCTCAAAAACAAAAGTGCGTAGCAATGTTACTAGCAGGGGGAAAAGGTAG
- a CDS encoding RNA-guided endonuclease TnpB family protein: MTKHNKAYKFRLYPTEEQANLIRKTFGCVRFVYNKMLAERKKVYEKYKENKEELKKQKFPTPAKYKVKYEWLKEVDSLALANAQLNLQTAYKNFFSGQSDFPTFKSKKSRKSYTTNRVNGNIMLFHGYIKLPKLKLVRLKQHREIPQNHIIKSCTISLTPTGKYYVSVLTEYEKEIVQKEVESVVGLDFAMAELYVSSEDEKANYPRFYRQMLNRLAKAQRVLARRVKGSVRWNKQRICVAKLHEKVANQRKNFLHHKSKELATNFDVVAIEDLHMKGMSRALRFGKSVADNGWRMFTTFLAYKLQEQGKQLVKVDRWFPSTKMCSNCGNRKDMLLSERTYECSCGLTISRDYNAAINIKREAIRLLASDSVNSTK; encoded by the coding sequence ATGACAAAGCATAATAAGGCGTACAAATTTCGTCTGTATCCAACAGAAGAACAAGCAAATCTGATACGTAAAACTTTTGGGTGTGTACGCTTTGTATATAACAAAATGCTAGCTGAACGAAAAAAAGTATACGAAAAATACAAAGAGAACAAGGAAGAACTAAAGAAACAAAAATTCCCTACTCCTGCGAAATACAAGGTGAAGTATGAATGGTTGAAAGAAGTCGATTCATTAGCATTGGCTAACGCTCAATTAAACTTGCAAACTGCGTATAAGAATTTTTTTAGTGGTCAAAGTGATTTTCCTACATTCAAAAGTAAAAAGAGTAGAAAATCCTATACAACAAATAGAGTAAACGGAAATATTATGTTATTTCATGGTTATATCAAACTACCGAAACTGAAATTAGTGCGATTGAAACAACATAGAGAGATACCGCAAAACCATATCATTAAATCATGCACGATTTCGCTGACACCAACTGGTAAGTATTATGTGTCTGTTTTAACTGAATATGAAAAGGAAATTGTTCAGAAAGAAGTAGAAAGTGTAGTTGGATTAGACTTCGCAATGGCCGAATTGTATGTGAGTAGCGAAGATGAGAAAGCCAATTATCCTCGCTTTTATCGTCAGATGCTTAATCGATTAGCAAAGGCACAACGAGTATTAGCAAGACGTGTGAAAGGCTCAGTGCGCTGGAATAAACAACGCATTTGTGTAGCGAAGTTGCATGAAAAAGTCGCCAATCAACGTAAAAATTTCCTTCATCATAAGTCTAAAGAATTAGCTACGAACTTTGATGTTGTAGCAATCGAAGACTTACATATGAAAGGAATGTCACGAGCACTTCGCTTTGGTAAGAGTGTAGCAGATAACGGTTGGAGGATGTTCACGACATTTTTAGCATATAAGCTACAAGAACAAGGAAAACAGCTTGTAAAAGTAGATAGGTGGTTTCCTTCTACAAAGATGTGTAGTAATTGTGGAAACAGAAAAGATATGCTACTATCTGAACGCACGTATGAGTGTTCTTGTGGACTAACAATAAGTCGCGACTATAACGCAGCTATTAATATTAAAAGAGAAGCCATACGCCTATTAGCTAGCGATAGCGTAAATAGCACAAAATAA